In one window of Juglans regia cultivar Chandler chromosome 3, Walnut 2.0, whole genome shotgun sequence DNA:
- the LOC108985705 gene encoding probable purple acid phosphatase 20 isoform X1 has translation MGICQSVTMAARGLGLFLVSTGLALSGFLGSLNTYNRPPPRPTIVNHLENLKPGSPQQVHISVVGEDKMRISWITETSTQATVQYGTSPGKYEFSADGTTSSYSYLTYDSGEIHDTVIGPLKPNSVYYYRCGIDSTREFSFKTPPAQFPVKFAVVGDLGQTGWTQSTLQHIAESNYDMLLLPGDLSYADLNQPLWDSFGRLVEPLASQRPWMVTQGNHEIEKIPLIHNEPFTAYNARWRMPFEQSGSGSNLFYSFNVAGVHVIMLGSYTDFDPKSAQFKWLEADLRKIDRNKTPWTVVLIHAPWYNSNTAHQGEKESIDMKASMEGLLYRARVDVVFAGHVHAYERFTRVYNGKTDNCGPVHITIGDGGNREGLASKYIDPKPDISIFREASFGHGQFEVVNATHALWTWHRNDDDSVVSSDSVWFKKPSISDPACKVKT, from the exons ATGGGAATATGCCAATCTGTCACAATGGCTGCGCGAGGACTGGGGCTGTTTCTCGTATCAACAGGCCTCGCCTTGAGTGGGTTTTTGGGCAGTCTCAATACGTACAATCGTCCGCCGCCCCGTCCGACCATTGTGAACCATTTGGAAAATCTTAAGCCTGGTTCTCCTCAGCAG GTGCATATATCCGTAGTTGGGGAAGACAAAATGAGGATTTCATGGATTACTGAAACCTCAACCCAAGCAACAGTTCAATATGGTACCTCTCCTGGGAAGTACGAGTTTTCTGCAGATGGAACTACATCTTCGTACAGTTATTTGACGTATGATTCTGGGGAGATTCATGACACCGTAATTGGTCCATTGAAGCCCAATTCTGTATATTACTACCGTTGTGGCATAGATTCCACCCGCGAGTTCAGTTTCAAAACCCCACCAGCTCAGTTCCCAGTCAAATTCGCTGTTGTTG GCGATCTTGGACAGACTGGGTGGACCCAATCAACTCTCCAACATATAGCAGAATCGAACTACGACATGCTGCTACTTCCAGGAGACTTATCGTATGCAGATCTCAATCAGCCTTTATGGGATTCATTTGGAAGGCTTGTCGAGCCACTGGCTAGCCAGAGGCCTTGGATGGTGACGCAAGGCAAccatgagattgagaagatcCCACTCATCCACAACGAACCCTTCACAGCCTACAATGCAAGATGGCGCATGCCATTCGAACAGAGTGGCTCGGGATCAAATCTCTTCTATTCTTTCAATGTCGCCGGAGTGCATGTCATCATGTTGGGTTCGTACACAGATTTTGATCCTAAATCGGCACAGTTCAAGTGGTTAGAGGCAGACTTGCGGAAGATTGATAGGAACAAAACTCCGTGGACAGTAGTGCTTATTCATGCGCCCTGGTACAATTCTAATACAGCTCATCAGGGTGAGAAAGAGTCGATTGACATGAAGGCATCCATGGAAGGGTTACTTTACCGAGCTCGCGTGGATGTTGTTTTTGCCGGACATGTACATGCCTACGAGCGCTTT ACTCGCGTTTACAATGGGAAAACTGATAATTGTGGTCCGGTGCATATCACCATTGGAGATGGTGGGAACCGCGAAGGCCTTGCCAGCAA GTATATAGATCCAAAGCCCGATATATCCATTTTCAGGGAGGCGAGCTTTGGGCACGGGCAATTTGAGGTGGTGAATGCAACCCATGCGCTCTGGACATGGCACAGAAATGATGATGACTCAGTAGTTTCCAGTGATTCAGTATGGTTTAAGAAGCCATCAATATCTGACCCTGCTTGTAAAGTGAAAACCTGA
- the LOC108985705 gene encoding probable purple acid phosphatase 20 isoform X3, with translation MRISWITETSTQATVQYGTSPGKYEFSADGTTSSYSYLTYDSGEIHDTVIGPLKPNSVYYYRCGIDSTREFSFKTPPAQFPVKFAVVGDLGQTGWTQSTLQHIAESNYDMLLLPGDLSYADLNQPLWDSFGRLVEPLASQRPWMVTQGNHEIEKIPLIHNEPFTAYNARWRMPFEQSGSGSNLFYSFNVAGVHVIMLGSYTDFDPKSAQFKWLEADLRKIDRNKTPWTVVLIHAPWYNSNTAHQGEKESIDMKASMEGLLYRARVDVVFAGHVHAYERFTRVYNGKTDNCGPVHITIGDGGNREGLASKYIDPKPDISIFREASFGHGQFEVVNATHALWTWHRNDDDSVVSSDSVWFKKPSISDPACKVKT, from the exons ATGAGGATTTCATGGATTACTGAAACCTCAACCCAAGCAACAGTTCAATATGGTACCTCTCCTGGGAAGTACGAGTTTTCTGCAGATGGAACTACATCTTCGTACAGTTATTTGACGTATGATTCTGGGGAGATTCATGACACCGTAATTGGTCCATTGAAGCCCAATTCTGTATATTACTACCGTTGTGGCATAGATTCCACCCGCGAGTTCAGTTTCAAAACCCCACCAGCTCAGTTCCCAGTCAAATTCGCTGTTGTTG GCGATCTTGGACAGACTGGGTGGACCCAATCAACTCTCCAACATATAGCAGAATCGAACTACGACATGCTGCTACTTCCAGGAGACTTATCGTATGCAGATCTCAATCAGCCTTTATGGGATTCATTTGGAAGGCTTGTCGAGCCACTGGCTAGCCAGAGGCCTTGGATGGTGACGCAAGGCAAccatgagattgagaagatcCCACTCATCCACAACGAACCCTTCACAGCCTACAATGCAAGATGGCGCATGCCATTCGAACAGAGTGGCTCGGGATCAAATCTCTTCTATTCTTTCAATGTCGCCGGAGTGCATGTCATCATGTTGGGTTCGTACACAGATTTTGATCCTAAATCGGCACAGTTCAAGTGGTTAGAGGCAGACTTGCGGAAGATTGATAGGAACAAAACTCCGTGGACAGTAGTGCTTATTCATGCGCCCTGGTACAATTCTAATACAGCTCATCAGGGTGAGAAAGAGTCGATTGACATGAAGGCATCCATGGAAGGGTTACTTTACCGAGCTCGCGTGGATGTTGTTTTTGCCGGACATGTACATGCCTACGAGCGCTTT ACTCGCGTTTACAATGGGAAAACTGATAATTGTGGTCCGGTGCATATCACCATTGGAGATGGTGGGAACCGCGAAGGCCTTGCCAGCAA GTATATAGATCCAAAGCCCGATATATCCATTTTCAGGGAGGCGAGCTTTGGGCACGGGCAATTTGAGGTGGTGAATGCAACCCATGCGCTCTGGACATGGCACAGAAATGATGATGACTCAGTAGTTTCCAGTGATTCAGTATGGTTTAAGAAGCCATCAATATCTGACCCTGCTTGTAAAGTGAAAACCTGA
- the LOC108985704 gene encoding probable purple acid phosphatase 20 — MGHVRDLRLFLLSALPLAFAGLFFGGVYSYNRPPVLRKILSVPHSYGDDHNPASPQQVHISLVGEDKMRISWITESSTPATVEYGTSPTKYESSANGTTSSYRYSIVYKSGEIHDVVIGPLKPNTLYYYRCGPASGRDFTFKTPPAQFPIKFAVVGDLGQTEWTDSTLQHIAKSNYDMLLLPGDLAYADFYQPFWDSFGRLVEPLASQRPWMVTQGNHEVEKIPVIHSKPFTAYNARWRMPFEQSGSDSNLYYSFNVAGVHIIMLSSYTDFDPSSQQYKWLEADMGQIDRKITPWIVVLVHAPWYNTNTAHQGEKESDEMKASMEGLLYQARVDVVFTGHVHAYERFTRVYNGKADNCGPVHITIGDGGNREGLASKYEDPTPDISIFREASFGHGQFEVVNATHALWTWHRNDDSSAFVSDSIWLRSLSSDPACQYRGQR, encoded by the exons ATGGGTCATGTGCGAGACTTGCGCTTGTTTCTATTATCTGCGCTACCCTTGGCCTTCGCCGGCTTATTCTTTGGTGGCGTTTATTCGTACAACCGCCCGCCTGTACTGCGCAAGATTCTCTCTGTTCCTCACTCGTATGGAGATGATCACAATCCTGCTTCCCCTCAACAG GTGCACATATCTTTGGTTGGCGAGGACAAAATGAGGATTTCATGGATTACCGAAAGCTCAACCCCGGCAACAGTAGAATATGGTACATCCCCAACGAAATACGAGTCTTCTGCAAATGGGACTACATCCTCGTACCGTTACTCGATAGTGTACAAGTCCGGGGAAATACATGACGTAGTAATTGGTCCCTTGAAGCCGAATACATTATATTACTATCGTTGCGGTCCAGCTTCAGGCCGTGACTTCACTTTCAAAACCCCACCAGCTCAATTCCCTATCAAATTTGCAGTTGTAG GTGATCTTGGACAGACTGAGTGGACCGACTCAACCCTACAACACATAGCAAAATCGAATTACGACATGCTGCTACTGCCAGGAGACTTGGCTTATGCTGATTTCTACCAGCCTTTTTGGGATTCATTCGGCAGGCTTGTGGAGCCACTGGCAAGCCAGCGGCCTTGGATGGTAACCCAAGGCAACCACGAGGTTGAGAAGATTCCGGTCATCCACTCCAAACCCTTCACAGCCTACAATGCAAGATGGCGCATGCCATTTGAACAGAGTGGATCGGACTCCAACCTATACTATTCTTTTAATGTAGCTGGGGTTCATATTATCATGTTGAGTTCGTACACGGATTTTGATCCTAGTTCACAACAGTATAAGTGGTTAGAGGCAGATATGGGGCAGATTGATCGGAAAATAACTCCATGGATAGTAGTGCTTGTTCATGCGCCATGGTACAATACGAATACTGCTCATCAGGGTGAGAAAGAGTCGGATGAGATGAAGGCTTCCATGGAAGGGCTACTTTATCAAGCTCGCGTGGATGTTGTTTTCACTGGACATGTGCACGCATATGAGCGCTTT ACTCGCGTTTACAATGGGAAAGCTGACAATTGTGGCCCAGTGCATATCACCATTGGCGATGGTGGAAACAGAGAAGGCCTTGCCAGCAA GTATGAAGATCCAACGCCTGATATATCCATTTTCAGGGAGGCGAGCTTTGGACATGGTCAATTTGAGGTGGTGAATGCGACCCATGCGCTCTGGACATGGCACAGAAATGACGATTCCAGCGCCTTTGTTAGTGACTCAATCTGGTTGAGAAGCCTATCCTCTGATCCTGCTTGCCAATATCGAGGGCAACGCTGA